One genomic region from Argentina anserina chromosome 2, drPotAnse1.1, whole genome shotgun sequence encodes:
- the LOC126782862 gene encoding probable CCR4-associated factor 1 homolog 7 — MSILPKEDSIQIREVWNDNLEEEFHIIRGIVDKYNYIAMDTEFPGVVLRPVGAFKNISDYNYQTLKDNVDMLKLIQLGLTFSDENGNLPTCGTENSFIWQFNFREFNVTEDIFASDSIELLRQCGIDFKKNSEQGIDVNRFAELLMSSGVVLNDAVHWVTFHSGYDFGYLLKLLTCRSLPDTQAGFFDLIKIYFPMVYDIKHLMKFCNSLHGGLNKLAELLDVERIGVCHQAGSDSLLTACTFRKLRDTFFSGSTEKYAGVLYGLGVENGQSTN; from the coding sequence ATGTCAATTTTGCCGAAAGAGGATTCGATTCAAATCCGGGAGGTGTGGAATGATAATCTTGAAGAGGAGTTCCATATAATACGGGGTATTGTTGACAAGTACAACTATATTGCTATGGATACCGAGTTCCCTGGTGTGGTTCTTCGCCCTGTTGGGGCTTTTAAGAACATAAGCGATTACAACTATCAGACTTTGAAAGACAATGTTGATATGTTGAAATTGATTCAGTTGGGCCTCACTTTCTCCGACGAGAATGGCAACCTTCCTACCTGTGGTACCGAAAACTCCTTCATCTGGCAGTTCAATTTCCGCGAGTTCAATGTCACCGAAGACATCTTTGCCAGCGATTCAATTGAGTTGTTGCGTCAATGTGGGATTGACTTTAAGAAGAACAGCGAGCAGGGTATTGATGTGAACCGGTTCGCTGAGCTCTTGATGTCTTCAGGGGTTGTATTGAATGATGCTGTGCATTGGGTTACCTTCCATAGTGGGTATGATTTTGGATACCTGCTCAAGCTTTTGACTTGTAGGAGTTTGCCTGACACGCAAGCTGGTTTCTTTGATTTGATCAAGATATACTTCCCAATGGTGTATGATATCAAGCATTTGATGAAGTTCTGCAACAGCCTCCACGGTGGGTTGAACAAGCTTGCAGAACTCTTGGATGTGGAAAGAATTGGTGTGTGCCATCAAGCAGGCTCAGACAGTTTGCTTACAGCATGCACCTTTAGGAAATTGAGGGATACCTTCTTCAGCGGCTCGACCGAGAAATATGCAGGTGTCCTGTACGGTCTGGGTGTTGAGAATGGACAGAGTACtaattga
- the LOC126783525 gene encoding signal peptidase complex subunit 2-like, with product MQETKEASSKPRKVNLSDHNSIKHLLDESVSEIVTSRGYVEDTKLSNLKLLIGAIVITIALFAQFYKKKFPENHNFLIGCIISYIVINGVLQLISYVKEKNAILFTHPLGSFSTGLVVSSKLPRFSDLYTLTIASADPKSISANKTVEFTKSVTKWFTKDGVLVEGLLWKEVDGLINQYAREPKKSR from the exons ATGCAAGAGACGAAAGAAGCGAGCAGCAAGCCCAGAAAGGTCAACCTTTCAGATCACAACTCCATCAAGCACCTTCTCGACGAGTCCGTCTCCGAG ATTGTTACAAGTCGCGGATATGTGGAGGACACCAAGTTAAGTAACTTGAAATTGTTAATTGGAGCCATTGTCATAACTATTGCTCTGTTTGCTCAGTTCTACAAGAAGAAATTCCCTGAAAACCACAACTTCCTGATTGGATGCATAATATC GTATATTGTCATCAATGGAGTACTACAGCTGATTTCGTACGTGAAGGAGAAAAATGCAATATTGTTTACTCATCCTCTG GGATCCTTTAGTACTGGTTTGGTGGTGTCTTCCAAATTACCAAGGTTTTCTGATTTGTACACTCTTACAATAGCAAGTGCAGATCCAAAATCAATTTCTGCAAATAAAACGGTGGAATTCACTAAGAGTGTTACTAAGTg GTTTACCAAGGATGGAGTATTGGTGGAAGGCCTGCTATGGAAGGAAGTAGATGGACTCATAAACCAATATGCAAGAGAACCAAAGAAGAGCAGGTGA
- the LOC126785322 gene encoding chaperone protein ClpB3, mitochondrial isoform X1: MASRQATKLSKSAMVLAGATRTYRNSLSRSAVSAAASHFSVAPFSRSNVVWDANHVVFPTRSFHSSVPRLYSAAQAQQNEFTELAWEGITGAVDAARVSKQQVVESEHLMKALLEQKDGLARRIFTKAGLDNTTLLQATDDFIAQQPKVMGGTSGPIIGSHLGGLLDNARRLKKEMNDDFVSVEHLLLAFQSDSRFGQQLFKKLQLSDTDLKEAVKHVRGNQRVTDQNPEGKYEALTKYGNDLTELASRGKLDPVIGRDDEIRRCIQILSRRTKNNPVIIGEPGVGKTAIAEGLAQRIVRGDVPEPLLNRKLISLDMGSLVAGAKFRGDFEERLKAVLKEVTASNGQIILFIDEIHTVVGAGATSGAMDAGNLLKPMLGRGELRCIGATTLNEYRKYIEKDPALERRFQQVFCGQPSVEDTISILRGLRERYELHHGVKISDSALVSAAVLSDRYITERFLPDKAIDLVDEAAAKLKMEITSKPTELDEVDRAILKMEMEKLSLQNDTDKSSKERLSKLESDLALLKQKQKEFNEQWDREKALMTRIRSIKEEIGRVNQEMEAAERAYDLSRAAELKYGTLMSLQRQLEEAEKNLAEYQKSGKSFLREEVTDLDIAEIVSKWTGIPLSNLQQSERDKLVMLEQVLHKRVVGQDIAVKSVADAIRRSRAGLSDPNRPIASFMFLGPTGVGKTELGKALASYLFNTENALVRIDMSEYMEKHAVSRLVGAPPGYVGYEEGGQLTEVVRRRPYCVVLFDEIEKAHQDVFNILLQLLDDGRITDSQGRTVSFTNCVVIMTSNLGSHYILETLRNTQDSKDAVYDLMKRQVVELARQTFRPEFLNRVDEFIVFQPLDSRQICNIVEIQMNRLKDRLKQRKIELHYTKEGVELLGKLGFDPNYGARPVKRVIQQLVENEIAMGVLRGDFTEEDAIIVDAEVSSSTEDIPPQKQLRIRKLENTCSVVVDDMVAND, translated from the exons ATGGCTAGCCGGCAAGCCACGAAGCTCAGCAAATCGGCGATGGTTTTGGCGGGCGCCACCAGAACGTATAGAAACTCCCTCAGTCGGTCCGCAGTCTCTGCTGCCGCCTCACACTTCTCCGTCGCTCCCTTCTCTCGATCCAATGTCGTTTGGGATGCAAATCATGTCGTTTTCCCCACTCGGAGCTTCCACTCTTCCGTTCCTCGGCTCTACTCCGCTGCTCAG GCGCAGCAGAATGAGTTCACGGAGCTGGCGTGGGAGGGGATTACAGGGGCGGTTGATGCCGCGAGAGTCAGCAAGCAGCAGGTGGTGGAATCCGAGCACTTGATGAAGGCTCTGTTGGAGCAGAAGGATGGTTTGGCCCGGAGAATCTTCACCAAGGCTGGTCTCGACAACACCACTCTTCTCCAGGCCACTGATGACTTCATTGCTCAGCAGCCCAAG GTGATGGGTGGCACCAGTGGACCTATAATAGGCTCGCATTTGGGCGGTCTGTTGGACAATGCCCGAAGGCTGAAGAAAGAAATGAACGATGATTTTGTGTCTGTGGAGCACCTTCTGCTGGCATTTCAATCCGATTCACGCTTCGGGCAGCAATTGTTTAAGAAACTCCAGCTCAGCGACACGGATTTGAAGGAGGCTGTTAAACATGTTCGTGGAAATCAGAGAGTCACTGATCAAA ATCCTGAAGGAAAATATGAGGCTTTGACCAAATATGGAAATGACTTGACTGAGCTCGCCAGTCGTGGCAAACTTGATCCTGTTATTGGACGGGATGATGAGATACGGCGTTGCATCCAGATTTTGTCCAGGAGAACAAAAAATAATCCTGTTATTATTGGGGAGCCTGGTGTGGGGAAAACTGCAATTGCTGAAGG ACTAGCTCAACGGATTGTGCGTGGAGATGTTCCGGAACCCCTGTTGAACAGAAAG TTGATTTCCTTAGATATGGGTTCATTGGTGGCTGGAGCTAAGTTTCGTGGTGACTTTGAAGAAAGATTGAAGGCTGTATTGAAGGAAGTTACTGCTTCAAATGGACAAATCATATTGTTCATTGATGAGATTCACACTGTAGTAGGAGCAG GGGCTACAAGTGGTGCAATGGATGCTGGGAACTTGTTGAAACCAATGCTTGGGCGGGGTGAACTACGGTGTATAGGTGCAACCACATTGAATGAGTACAGAAAATATATTGAGAAGGACCCTGCCCTGGAGCGTAGATTTCAGCAGGTTTTTTGTGGTCAGCCATCTGTCGAAGACACAATATCCATTCTCCGTGGGTTGCGTGAGCGCTACGAGCTGCATCATGGTGTGAAAATATCAGATAGTGCCCTTGTTTCTGCAGCAGTTCTTTCTGACAGATACATTACCGAACGATTTTTGCCTGACAAAG CCATTGATCTTGTTGATGAGGCTGCCGCAAAGCTGAAAATGGAGATCACCTCTAAGCCAACTGAGTTAGACGAGGTAGACAGAGCGATACTGAAGATGGAGATGGAGAAGTTATCTTTGCAAAATGACACGGATAAATCATCAAAGGAAAGGTTGAGCAAGCTGGAGAGTGACCTAGCATTGCtcaaacagaaacaaaaagaatttAATGAACAGTGGGATCGGGAAAAGGCGCTCATGACTCGTATACGATCAATCAAAGAAGAG ATTGGTAGAGTAAACCAAGAGATGGAAGCTGCTGAACGTGCGTATGACCTTAGTCGTGCAGCAGAGCTCAAATATGGAACTCTAATGTCCCTGCAACGCCAATTAGAAGAGGCTGAGAAAAACCTTGCCGAGTACCAGAAGTCTGGAAAATCTTTTCTACGGGAAGAAGTCACTGATCTTGACATTGCTGAGATTGTAAGCAAATGGACTGGTATACCTTTGTCAAACCTTCAACAGTCGGAAAGAGACAAGCTGGTCATGCTAGAACAGGTACTTCATAAGAGGGTAGTGGGTCAAGATATAGCCGTGAAATCAGTAGCTGATGCAATTAGACGTTCAAGGGCCGGTCTCTCAGACCCAAACCGACCTATTGcaagttttatgtttttgggtCCTACTGGTGTGGGGAAAACAGAGCTTGGAAAGGCCTTGGCTAGTTATCTCTTCAACACAGAAAATGCTCTGGTTAGGATTGATATGAGTGAGTATATGGAAAAGCATGCAGTTTCACGTTTGGTGGGTGCCCCACCTGGTTATGTTGGTTATGAAGAAGGTGGACAACTAACAGAAGTGGTTCGTCGGAGACCCTATTGTGTAGTGCtatttgatgaaatagagaAGGCACATCAGGATGTGTTCAATATTTTGTTACAATTGCTGGATGATGGAAGGATTACCGATTCGCAAGGAAGGACTGTAAGCTTCACCAACTGTGTTGTTATAATGACCTCAAATCTAGGCTCCCACTATATTCTCGAAACTCTTCGTAATACTCAAGACAGCAAGGATGCAGTTTATGATTTGATGAAAAGACAAGTGGTTGAACTGGCGAGACAAACTTTCCGGCCTGAGTTCTTGAATCGAGTTGATGAGTTTATCGTGTTCCAGCCTCTGGACTCCAGACAGATCTGCAACATTGTCGAGATACAG ATGAACCGGTTGAAAGATAGGCTGAAGCAAAGGAAAATAGAGCTTCATTATACAAAGGAAGGCGTGGAGCTCCTTGGTAAATTGGGCTTTGATCCGAACTATGGAGCGAGGCCAGTTAAGAGGGTGATACAGCAGCTGGTGGAGAATGAGATCGCAATGGGAGTGTTGAGAGGAGATTTTACTGAGGAAGATGCGATCATTGTTGATGCTGAGGTGTCGTCTTCCACAGAAGACATTCCCCCGCAGAAGCAGTTGCGAATCAGGAAATTGGAGAACACTTGTTCCGTTGTAGTAGATGACATGGTTGCTAATGACTGA
- the LOC126785322 gene encoding chaperone protein ClpB3, mitochondrial isoform X2: protein MASRQATKLSKSAMVLAGATRTYRNSLSRSAVSAAASHFSVAPFSRSNVVWDANHVVFPTRSFHSSVPRLYSAAQNEFTELAWEGITGAVDAARVSKQQVVESEHLMKALLEQKDGLARRIFTKAGLDNTTLLQATDDFIAQQPKVMGGTSGPIIGSHLGGLLDNARRLKKEMNDDFVSVEHLLLAFQSDSRFGQQLFKKLQLSDTDLKEAVKHVRGNQRVTDQNPEGKYEALTKYGNDLTELASRGKLDPVIGRDDEIRRCIQILSRRTKNNPVIIGEPGVGKTAIAEGLAQRIVRGDVPEPLLNRKLISLDMGSLVAGAKFRGDFEERLKAVLKEVTASNGQIILFIDEIHTVVGAGATSGAMDAGNLLKPMLGRGELRCIGATTLNEYRKYIEKDPALERRFQQVFCGQPSVEDTISILRGLRERYELHHGVKISDSALVSAAVLSDRYITERFLPDKAIDLVDEAAAKLKMEITSKPTELDEVDRAILKMEMEKLSLQNDTDKSSKERLSKLESDLALLKQKQKEFNEQWDREKALMTRIRSIKEEIGRVNQEMEAAERAYDLSRAAELKYGTLMSLQRQLEEAEKNLAEYQKSGKSFLREEVTDLDIAEIVSKWTGIPLSNLQQSERDKLVMLEQVLHKRVVGQDIAVKSVADAIRRSRAGLSDPNRPIASFMFLGPTGVGKTELGKALASYLFNTENALVRIDMSEYMEKHAVSRLVGAPPGYVGYEEGGQLTEVVRRRPYCVVLFDEIEKAHQDVFNILLQLLDDGRITDSQGRTVSFTNCVVIMTSNLGSHYILETLRNTQDSKDAVYDLMKRQVVELARQTFRPEFLNRVDEFIVFQPLDSRQICNIVEIQMNRLKDRLKQRKIELHYTKEGVELLGKLGFDPNYGARPVKRVIQQLVENEIAMGVLRGDFTEEDAIIVDAEVSSSTEDIPPQKQLRIRKLENTCSVVVDDMVAND from the exons ATGGCTAGCCGGCAAGCCACGAAGCTCAGCAAATCGGCGATGGTTTTGGCGGGCGCCACCAGAACGTATAGAAACTCCCTCAGTCGGTCCGCAGTCTCTGCTGCCGCCTCACACTTCTCCGTCGCTCCCTTCTCTCGATCCAATGTCGTTTGGGATGCAAATCATGTCGTTTTCCCCACTCGGAGCTTCCACTCTTCCGTTCCTCGGCTCTACTCCGCTGCTCAG AATGAGTTCACGGAGCTGGCGTGGGAGGGGATTACAGGGGCGGTTGATGCCGCGAGAGTCAGCAAGCAGCAGGTGGTGGAATCCGAGCACTTGATGAAGGCTCTGTTGGAGCAGAAGGATGGTTTGGCCCGGAGAATCTTCACCAAGGCTGGTCTCGACAACACCACTCTTCTCCAGGCCACTGATGACTTCATTGCTCAGCAGCCCAAG GTGATGGGTGGCACCAGTGGACCTATAATAGGCTCGCATTTGGGCGGTCTGTTGGACAATGCCCGAAGGCTGAAGAAAGAAATGAACGATGATTTTGTGTCTGTGGAGCACCTTCTGCTGGCATTTCAATCCGATTCACGCTTCGGGCAGCAATTGTTTAAGAAACTCCAGCTCAGCGACACGGATTTGAAGGAGGCTGTTAAACATGTTCGTGGAAATCAGAGAGTCACTGATCAAA ATCCTGAAGGAAAATATGAGGCTTTGACCAAATATGGAAATGACTTGACTGAGCTCGCCAGTCGTGGCAAACTTGATCCTGTTATTGGACGGGATGATGAGATACGGCGTTGCATCCAGATTTTGTCCAGGAGAACAAAAAATAATCCTGTTATTATTGGGGAGCCTGGTGTGGGGAAAACTGCAATTGCTGAAGG ACTAGCTCAACGGATTGTGCGTGGAGATGTTCCGGAACCCCTGTTGAACAGAAAG TTGATTTCCTTAGATATGGGTTCATTGGTGGCTGGAGCTAAGTTTCGTGGTGACTTTGAAGAAAGATTGAAGGCTGTATTGAAGGAAGTTACTGCTTCAAATGGACAAATCATATTGTTCATTGATGAGATTCACACTGTAGTAGGAGCAG GGGCTACAAGTGGTGCAATGGATGCTGGGAACTTGTTGAAACCAATGCTTGGGCGGGGTGAACTACGGTGTATAGGTGCAACCACATTGAATGAGTACAGAAAATATATTGAGAAGGACCCTGCCCTGGAGCGTAGATTTCAGCAGGTTTTTTGTGGTCAGCCATCTGTCGAAGACACAATATCCATTCTCCGTGGGTTGCGTGAGCGCTACGAGCTGCATCATGGTGTGAAAATATCAGATAGTGCCCTTGTTTCTGCAGCAGTTCTTTCTGACAGATACATTACCGAACGATTTTTGCCTGACAAAG CCATTGATCTTGTTGATGAGGCTGCCGCAAAGCTGAAAATGGAGATCACCTCTAAGCCAACTGAGTTAGACGAGGTAGACAGAGCGATACTGAAGATGGAGATGGAGAAGTTATCTTTGCAAAATGACACGGATAAATCATCAAAGGAAAGGTTGAGCAAGCTGGAGAGTGACCTAGCATTGCtcaaacagaaacaaaaagaatttAATGAACAGTGGGATCGGGAAAAGGCGCTCATGACTCGTATACGATCAATCAAAGAAGAG ATTGGTAGAGTAAACCAAGAGATGGAAGCTGCTGAACGTGCGTATGACCTTAGTCGTGCAGCAGAGCTCAAATATGGAACTCTAATGTCCCTGCAACGCCAATTAGAAGAGGCTGAGAAAAACCTTGCCGAGTACCAGAAGTCTGGAAAATCTTTTCTACGGGAAGAAGTCACTGATCTTGACATTGCTGAGATTGTAAGCAAATGGACTGGTATACCTTTGTCAAACCTTCAACAGTCGGAAAGAGACAAGCTGGTCATGCTAGAACAGGTACTTCATAAGAGGGTAGTGGGTCAAGATATAGCCGTGAAATCAGTAGCTGATGCAATTAGACGTTCAAGGGCCGGTCTCTCAGACCCAAACCGACCTATTGcaagttttatgtttttgggtCCTACTGGTGTGGGGAAAACAGAGCTTGGAAAGGCCTTGGCTAGTTATCTCTTCAACACAGAAAATGCTCTGGTTAGGATTGATATGAGTGAGTATATGGAAAAGCATGCAGTTTCACGTTTGGTGGGTGCCCCACCTGGTTATGTTGGTTATGAAGAAGGTGGACAACTAACAGAAGTGGTTCGTCGGAGACCCTATTGTGTAGTGCtatttgatgaaatagagaAGGCACATCAGGATGTGTTCAATATTTTGTTACAATTGCTGGATGATGGAAGGATTACCGATTCGCAAGGAAGGACTGTAAGCTTCACCAACTGTGTTGTTATAATGACCTCAAATCTAGGCTCCCACTATATTCTCGAAACTCTTCGTAATACTCAAGACAGCAAGGATGCAGTTTATGATTTGATGAAAAGACAAGTGGTTGAACTGGCGAGACAAACTTTCCGGCCTGAGTTCTTGAATCGAGTTGATGAGTTTATCGTGTTCCAGCCTCTGGACTCCAGACAGATCTGCAACATTGTCGAGATACAG ATGAACCGGTTGAAAGATAGGCTGAAGCAAAGGAAAATAGAGCTTCATTATACAAAGGAAGGCGTGGAGCTCCTTGGTAAATTGGGCTTTGATCCGAACTATGGAGCGAGGCCAGTTAAGAGGGTGATACAGCAGCTGGTGGAGAATGAGATCGCAATGGGAGTGTTGAGAGGAGATTTTACTGAGGAAGATGCGATCATTGTTGATGCTGAGGTGTCGTCTTCCACAGAAGACATTCCCCCGCAGAAGCAGTTGCGAATCAGGAAATTGGAGAACACTTGTTCCGTTGTAGTAGATGACATGGTTGCTAATGACTGA
- the LOC126783506 gene encoding U-box domain-containing protein 13 isoform X1 yields the protein MAKCHRNNVGSVVLDRPTTTSSSGHSSRIWSSFSAASFRRLIFDAVSCGASSRYRHRDQTDAALPPPASPPARSTVNPSKQVKQLEKPKPKSEKLSDLLNMAAEWSEAESDAVTKKKVEALEELKSAARELQVVEKRREAASEVRLLAKEDSEARVTLAMLGVIPPLVGMLDESDDVEAQIASLYALLNLGIGNDVNKAAILQAGAVHKMLKLIESPYSSVTEAIIANFLGLSALDSNKPIIGSSGAIPFLLKTLKNLDNTISRQAKQDALRALYNLSIYSSNVSYILETDMIPFFFNVLGDMEMSERILAILSNMVSTPEGRKAISSVRDAFPALVDALNWNDSPGCQEKASYILMVMAHKAFGDRQAMIEAGVVSALLELTLLGSTLAQKRASRILECFRVDKGKQISQNFGGSSAVSAPICGSSSSSSNPNLGSKECLVEDENMMSDERKAVKQLVQQSLQSNMRRIVKRANLPQDFVPSDHFKSLTLSSTSKSLPF from the exons ATGGCCAAGTGTCACCGCAACAACGTCGGATCTGTAGTCCTCGACCgccccaccaccacctcctcctccggccacTCCTCCCGCATCTGGTCCTCCTTCTCCGCCGCCTCATTCCGCCGCTTAATCTTCGACGCCGTTAGCTGCGGCGCCAGCTCCCGCTACCGCCACCGAGACCAGACCGACGCCGCCCTTCCCCCTCCCGCCAGTCCTCCCGCCAGATCAACCGTCAACCCATCGAAGCAAGTAAAACAGCTGGAAAAGCCGAAGCCGAAGTCGGAGAAGCTGTCGGATCTTCTGAACATGGCGGCCGAGTGGTCGGAGGCGGAGAGCGACGCCGTGACGAAGAAGAAAGTGGAGGCATTGGAGGAGCTGAAGAGCGCGGCGAGGGAGTTGCAGGTCGTCGAGAAGAGGAGAGAGGCGGCGAGCGAGGTGAGACTGCTGGCCAAGGAAGATTCCGAAGCCAGAGTCACGCTTGCCATGCTCGGCGTCATTCCGCCGCTCGTCGGAATGCTCGACGAATCTGATGACGTCGAGGCTCAGATCGCATCACTCTATGCTCTGCTCAATCTCGGGATCGGCAACGATGT GAACAAAGCTGCTATCCTCCAAGCAGGTGCTGTGCACAAAATGCTCAAGCTAATTGAATCTCCATACTCATCAGTCACTGAAGCAATAATTGccaacttccttggcctaagtgCTTTGGATTCTAATAAACCTATTATTGGATCTTCAGGGGCCATACCTTTCTTGCTTAAAACCCTCAAGAATTTGGACAACACAATCAGCAGGCAAGCTAAGCAAGACGCCTTGAGAGCTCTCTACAATCTTTCAATCTACTCATCCAACGTCTCGTATATACTGGAAACCGATATGATCCCATTTTTCTTTAATGTACTGGGAGACATGGAAATGAGTGAAAGAATCCTTGCAATTCTAAGCAACATGGTATCTACCCCAGAAGGCCGAAAAGCAATTAGTAGTGTGCGGGATGCATTCCCTGCATTGGTTGATGCACTGAACTGGAACGACTCCCCCGGCTGTCAAGAGAAGGCATCCTACATTTTAATGGTAATGGCGCACAAGGCGTTTGGGGACAGGCAGGCCATGATTGAGGCAGGAGTTGTATCGGCATTGCTCGAATTAACGCTTTTGGGTAGTACATTGGCGCAGAAGAGAGCTTCAAGGATCTTGGAGTGTTTCAGGGTTGATAAAGGAAAACAGATCTCACAGAACTTTGGCGGGAGTTCAGCGGTTTCTGCTCCAATTTGtggttcttcatcatcttcttcaaacccTAATCTAGGTTCCAAGGAGTGTTTGGTAGAGGATGAAAACATGATGAGTGATGAGAGAAAAGCAGTAAAGCAATTAGTACAACAGAGTTTGCAGAGCAACATGAGGAGGATTGTGAAGAGGGCCAATTTGCCCCAAGACTTTGTTCCGTCGGATCATTTCAAGTCACTCACCTTAAGTTCAACTTCAAAGAGCTTGCCATTTTGA
- the LOC126783506 gene encoding U-box domain-containing protein 7 isoform X2: MAKCHRNNVGSVVLDRPTTTSSSGHSSRIWSSFSAASFRRLIFDAVSCGASSRYRHRDQTDAALPPPASPPARSTVNPSKQVKQLEKPKPKSEKLSDLLNMAAEWSEAESDAVTKKKVEALEELKSAARELQVVEKRREAASEVRLLAKEDSEARVTLAMLGVIPPLVGMLDESDDVEAQIASLYALLNLGIGNDVNKAAILQAGAIPFLLKTLKNLDNTISRQAKQDALRALYNLSIYSSNVSYILETDMIPFFFNVLGDMEMSERILAILSNMVSTPEGRKAISSVRDAFPALVDALNWNDSPGCQEKASYILMVMAHKAFGDRQAMIEAGVVSALLELTLLGSTLAQKRASRILECFRVDKGKQISQNFGGSSAVSAPICGSSSSSSNPNLGSKECLVEDENMMSDERKAVKQLVQQSLQSNMRRIVKRANLPQDFVPSDHFKSLTLSSTSKSLPF, translated from the exons ATGGCCAAGTGTCACCGCAACAACGTCGGATCTGTAGTCCTCGACCgccccaccaccacctcctcctccggccacTCCTCCCGCATCTGGTCCTCCTTCTCCGCCGCCTCATTCCGCCGCTTAATCTTCGACGCCGTTAGCTGCGGCGCCAGCTCCCGCTACCGCCACCGAGACCAGACCGACGCCGCCCTTCCCCCTCCCGCCAGTCCTCCCGCCAGATCAACCGTCAACCCATCGAAGCAAGTAAAACAGCTGGAAAAGCCGAAGCCGAAGTCGGAGAAGCTGTCGGATCTTCTGAACATGGCGGCCGAGTGGTCGGAGGCGGAGAGCGACGCCGTGACGAAGAAGAAAGTGGAGGCATTGGAGGAGCTGAAGAGCGCGGCGAGGGAGTTGCAGGTCGTCGAGAAGAGGAGAGAGGCGGCGAGCGAGGTGAGACTGCTGGCCAAGGAAGATTCCGAAGCCAGAGTCACGCTTGCCATGCTCGGCGTCATTCCGCCGCTCGTCGGAATGCTCGACGAATCTGATGACGTCGAGGCTCAGATCGCATCACTCTATGCTCTGCTCAATCTCGGGATCGGCAACGATGT GAACAAAGCTGCTATCCTCCAAGCAG GGGCCATACCTTTCTTGCTTAAAACCCTCAAGAATTTGGACAACACAATCAGCAGGCAAGCTAAGCAAGACGCCTTGAGAGCTCTCTACAATCTTTCAATCTACTCATCCAACGTCTCGTATATACTGGAAACCGATATGATCCCATTTTTCTTTAATGTACTGGGAGACATGGAAATGAGTGAAAGAATCCTTGCAATTCTAAGCAACATGGTATCTACCCCAGAAGGCCGAAAAGCAATTAGTAGTGTGCGGGATGCATTCCCTGCATTGGTTGATGCACTGAACTGGAACGACTCCCCCGGCTGTCAAGAGAAGGCATCCTACATTTTAATGGTAATGGCGCACAAGGCGTTTGGGGACAGGCAGGCCATGATTGAGGCAGGAGTTGTATCGGCATTGCTCGAATTAACGCTTTTGGGTAGTACATTGGCGCAGAAGAGAGCTTCAAGGATCTTGGAGTGTTTCAGGGTTGATAAAGGAAAACAGATCTCACAGAACTTTGGCGGGAGTTCAGCGGTTTCTGCTCCAATTTGtggttcttcatcatcttcttcaaacccTAATCTAGGTTCCAAGGAGTGTTTGGTAGAGGATGAAAACATGATGAGTGATGAGAGAAAAGCAGTAAAGCAATTAGTACAACAGAGTTTGCAGAGCAACATGAGGAGGATTGTGAAGAGGGCCAATTTGCCCCAAGACTTTGTTCCGTCGGATCATTTCAAGTCACTCACCTTAAGTTCAACTTCAAAGAGCTTGCCATTTTGA
- the LOC126782889 gene encoding stromal cell-derived factor 2-like protein, giving the protein MAMGFLCLAVFLFLGLDLDTGYAASTPTAEGVEITYGSVLKLMHEKTKYRLHSHDVPYGSGSGQQSVTGFPNVDDANSYWVVGPQLETSARQGDSIPSGAIIRLQHMKTRKWLHSHLHASPISGNQEVSCFGGENESDTGDHWRVMIEGSGKTWKQDQRVRLQHIDTGVYLHSHDKKYQRIAGGQQEVCGVRDKRADNVWLAAEGVYLPVTETK; this is encoded by the exons ATGGCCATGGGCTTTCTCTGCCTAGctgtcttcctcttcctcGGCCTCGATCTCGACACTGGCTACGCCGCTTCCACCCCCACCGCTGAGGGCGTCGAG ATCACATACGGAAGTGTACTGAAGCTTATGCACGAGAAGACCAAGTATCGGCTGCACTCCCACGACGTGCCGTATGGCTCTGGCAGTGGCCAGCAGTCTGTCACTGGCTTTCCGAATGTCGACGATGCTAACAGCTACTGG GTTGTTGGACCTCAGCTCGAAACATCTGCCAGGCAAGGTGACAGCATTCCGAGCGGGGCGATCATCAGGTTGCAGCATATGAAGACTAGGAAATGGCTGCATAGCCATTTACATGCTTCCCCCATATCTGGCAACCAAGAG GTGAGCTGCTTTGGGGGTGAAAATGAATCCGATACTGGTGATCACTGGAG GGTTATGATTGAAGGGAGTGGGAAGACCTGGAAGCAGGATCAAAGAGTTCGACTCCAGCATATTGACACCGGTGTTTACCTACACAGTCATGACAAGAAATACCAACGCATAGCTGGGGGACAGCAGGAG GTTTGTGGTGTGAGAGACAAACGTGCCGACAATGTTTGGCTGGCAGCAGAAGGTGTATACCTTCCAGTCACTGAAACTAAGTAG